In the genome of Rhodoferax sp. BAB1, one region contains:
- a CDS encoding LysR family transcriptional regulator produces the protein MDLTRLQYFVAVAEAGSFSRAAAALHMSQPALSRQVLLLEEELGQRLFERTGRGAQATESGTALLAHARGIFDLAERARVDMRERQASPRGRLTVGLPPRLAHVLTADLVERFHAQFPEATMTVVEGLSIRLREWLVAGRIDVALVFDPPPSPQMQQETLLREPLVLISVQPLPKRMRLADVAQRPLVMPSGPNALRQLLEQHTRPRGLPLKLVAEVDSVQTVLSLVARGVGDTVLPLGATKAWTYPQALQVAAIHSPAMRNQLVLAVPTARPATRLSRYAAQALRELVSAHFQTPDL, from the coding sequence ATGGACCTGACCCGCCTGCAGTATTTCGTGGCTGTGGCAGAGGCCGGCAGCTTCAGCCGCGCCGCCGCCGCCCTGCACATGTCGCAGCCGGCGCTGAGCCGGCAGGTGCTGCTGCTGGAGGAAGAACTGGGACAGCGCCTGTTCGAGCGCACCGGCCGCGGCGCGCAGGCCACCGAATCCGGCACGGCCTTGCTGGCGCATGCGCGCGGCATCTTCGACCTGGCCGAGCGCGCCCGAGTGGACATGCGCGAGCGCCAGGCCAGCCCGCGCGGCCGCCTGACCGTGGGCCTGCCGCCGCGCCTGGCCCACGTGCTGACGGCCGACCTGGTCGAACGCTTCCACGCGCAGTTCCCCGAAGCCACCATGACCGTGGTGGAAGGACTGAGCATCCGCCTGCGTGAATGGCTGGTGGCCGGGCGCATCGACGTGGCCCTGGTCTTCGATCCACCGCCCTCACCCCAGATGCAGCAGGAGACCCTGCTGCGCGAACCGCTGGTGCTCATCAGCGTGCAGCCCCTGCCCAAGCGCATGCGGCTGGCCGACGTGGCCCAGCGCCCCCTGGTCATGCCCAGCGGCCCCAATGCCCTGCGCCAGCTGCTGGAGCAGCACACGCGCCCGCGCGGCCTGCCCTTGAAACTGGTGGCCGAAGTGGATTCGGTGCAGACGGTGCTCTCGCTGGTGGCACGTGGTGTGGGCGACACCGTGCTGCCGCTGGGCGCGACCAAGGCCTGGACCTACCCGCAGGCCCTGCAGGTGGCCGCCATCCACAGCCCGGCCATGCGCAACCAGCTGGTGCTGGCTGTGCCCACGGCCCGGCCGGCCACGCGCCTGAGCCGCTATGCCGCGCAAGCGCTGCGCGAACTGGTGTCGGCGCACTTCCAGACGCCGGATCTGTAA